The following are encoded together in the Holophagales bacterium genome:
- a CDS encoding STAS domain-containing protein, with product MIIIRERRDGATILRIQGVVKLGESARQFSEFLEKVLEEDEGPVLLDFEKIDTLDSTGLGELIGYLQRFEERDRRMAIVRPRDRVVALLKLTRLDTLIRIFPDDQAALAYLAG from the coding sequence GTGATCATCATCCGCGAGCGGCGCGACGGCGCGACGATCCTGAGGATCCAGGGGGTCGTCAAGCTGGGCGAGAGCGCGCGGCAGTTCTCCGAGTTCCTCGAGAAGGTCCTCGAGGAAGACGAGGGGCCGGTCCTGCTCGACTTCGAGAAGATCGACACCCTGGACTCCACCGGCCTCGGGGAGCTCATCGGCTACCTGCAGCGCTTCGAGGAGCGGGACCGCCGGATGGCGATCGTCAGGCCCAGGGACCGGGTCGTGGCACTCCTCAAGCTGACGCGGCTCGACACCCTCATCCGCATCTTCCCCGACGACCAGGCCGCGCTGGCGTACCTGGCGGGGTGA
- the rnr gene encoding ribonuclease R, with protein sequence MTPDIPESRVLAALSPRGRRILSFREVAKELLGPAPDEAALDALQAEVEALERKGLVVRTRGEKLSLIQYTNLVAGRIAIRGEGRAWLLSGERGVPDLPIVRGGAGSALDGDFVLVLVEKARPRRGFRGPTETGTVTKVLVRRRETVVGRIARGPDGTVIVPYDTKIDALLRVPDGKDMAAPDGIYVDARITAWPDEHRLAQAEVIELIGFPGDPGIDVEVVARKWGIPRTFTRESIEESERAVAAIQDGEWRTRRDLTRDCIVTIDGETARDFDDAISAEELPGGGFRLGIHIADVSHYVTPGSALDAEAFERGTSVYFPDRAVPMLPERLSNDLCSLRPREEKRTVTAQLTLDAKGETITAEFYRSVIHSKARLTYTDVAAFFQGDEPGEEKVPAEVRPMLLVARKAAFALRWMRRGRGSLDFDLPDADLVLGETGDVVAIVKAVRNEAHRLIEEFMLAANEAVARHLVFIPTPAMYRVHDKPDERKLGDLRAVLEPLGYDIPQDDDLVSPAVFQAILDQAEGKPEERFVSDLVLRAQKKALYAPVCRGHYALAATYYAHFTSPIRRYPDLVVHRALCEWIAAHKPPAASEAEGRERWLADASTHCSERERRAESAEREAQSWKKFVYLSKRVGEEFDAYVSAVVPFGLFITLEGVYADGLLPMEALEDDFYRYEDVEHRLVGTSTGRVFRLGDHLRVKLTRADFDKRLLDFRLAGASAPQRTSRPAVIERAAPRRPAPRGPRPPERTPRGPARKPADGPPRRRRR encoded by the coding sequence GTGACCCCCGATATCCCCGAAAGCCGCGTCCTCGCGGCCCTCTCGCCGCGCGGGCGGCGCATCCTCTCCTTCCGCGAGGTCGCCAAGGAGCTCCTCGGCCCCGCACCCGACGAGGCCGCCCTCGACGCCCTCCAGGCCGAGGTCGAAGCCCTCGAGCGCAAGGGCCTCGTCGTCCGCACCCGCGGCGAGAAGCTCTCCCTCATCCAGTACACGAACCTCGTGGCCGGCCGCATCGCCATCCGGGGAGAGGGGAGGGCGTGGCTCCTCTCGGGCGAGCGGGGCGTCCCGGACCTTCCCATCGTGCGGGGCGGGGCGGGCTCGGCCCTCGACGGCGACTTCGTCCTCGTGCTCGTCGAGAAGGCGAGGCCGCGGCGCGGCTTCCGCGGCCCGACCGAGACCGGCACCGTCACGAAGGTCCTCGTGAGGCGGCGCGAGACCGTCGTCGGGCGGATCGCCCGCGGCCCCGACGGCACCGTCATCGTCCCCTACGACACGAAGATCGACGCCCTCCTGCGCGTCCCCGACGGCAAGGACATGGCAGCCCCCGACGGCATCTACGTCGACGCCCGCATCACCGCCTGGCCCGACGAGCACCGCCTCGCCCAGGCCGAGGTCATCGAGCTCATCGGCTTCCCGGGCGACCCCGGCATCGACGTCGAGGTCGTGGCCCGGAAGTGGGGAATCCCCCGCACGTTCACGAGGGAGTCGATCGAGGAGTCGGAGCGCGCCGTCGCGGCGATCCAGGACGGCGAGTGGCGGACCCGCCGCGACCTGACGCGCGACTGCATCGTGACCATCGACGGCGAGACCGCCCGCGACTTCGACGACGCGATCTCGGCCGAGGAGCTCCCCGGCGGCGGCTTCCGCCTCGGCATCCACATCGCCGACGTCTCGCACTACGTCACCCCAGGCTCGGCCCTCGACGCCGAGGCCTTCGAGCGGGGCACCTCGGTCTACTTCCCCGACCGCGCCGTCCCGATGCTCCCCGAGCGCCTCTCCAACGACCTCTGCTCCCTGCGCCCCCGCGAGGAGAAGAGGACCGTGACGGCCCAGCTCACGCTCGACGCGAAGGGCGAGACCATCACCGCCGAGTTCTACCGGAGCGTCATCCACTCGAAGGCGCGCCTCACCTACACCGACGTCGCGGCGTTCTTCCAGGGCGACGAGCCCGGCGAGGAGAAGGTCCCCGCCGAGGTGCGGCCCATGCTCCTCGTGGCGCGCAAGGCCGCGTTCGCGCTCCGCTGGATGCGCAGGGGGCGCGGCTCGCTCGACTTCGACCTCCCCGACGCCGACCTCGTCCTCGGCGAGACGGGCGACGTCGTCGCCATCGTCAAGGCGGTCCGCAACGAGGCGCACCGGCTCATCGAGGAGTTCATGCTCGCGGCCAACGAGGCCGTCGCCCGGCACCTCGTCTTCATCCCGACGCCGGCGATGTACCGCGTCCACGACAAGCCCGACGAGCGCAAGCTCGGCGACCTGCGGGCCGTCCTCGAGCCGCTCGGCTACGACATTCCCCAGGACGACGACCTCGTCAGCCCGGCGGTCTTCCAGGCGATCCTCGACCAGGCCGAGGGCAAGCCCGAGGAGCGCTTCGTCTCCGACCTCGTCCTGCGCGCTCAGAAGAAGGCCCTCTACGCCCCGGTCTGCCGCGGCCACTACGCCCTCGCGGCGACCTACTACGCGCACTTCACCTCGCCCATCCGCCGCTACCCCGACCTCGTCGTCCACCGGGCCCTCTGCGAGTGGATCGCCGCACACAAGCCTCCGGCGGCGTCCGAGGCCGAGGGCCGCGAGCGCTGGCTCGCGGACGCCTCGACCCACTGCTCCGAGAGGGAGCGGCGCGCCGAATCGGCCGAGCGCGAGGCGCAGTCGTGGAAGAAGTTCGTCTACCTCTCCAAGCGGGTGGGGGAGGAGTTCGACGCCTACGTCTCGGCCGTCGTCCCCTTCGGCCTCTTCATCACCCTCGAAGGGGTCTACGCAGACGGACTGCTCCCGATGGAGGCCCTGGAAGACGACTTCTACCGCTACGAGGACGTCGAGCACCGCCTCGTCGGCACCTCGACGGGTCGCGTCTTCCGCCTCGGAGACCACCTCCGCGTCAAGCTGACCCGCGCCGACTTCGACAAGCGCCTCCTCGACTTCCGCCTCGCGGGAGCCTCCGCTCCCCAGCGCACCTCGCGCCCCGCCGTCATCGAGCGCGCGGCGCCCCGCCGCCCGGCGCCCCGCGGCCCGCGGCCACCGGAGCGGACCCCGCGAGGGCCGGCCCGCAAGCCGGCCGACGGCCCGCCCCGCCGGAGGCGCCGGTAG
- the der gene encoding ribosome biogenesis GTPase Der yields MAKPRPPAGPHTYSVALVGRPNVGKSALFNRLSGTRKALVHDRPGMTRDSFSLDLVSESGRRWKLVDTGGLDLDAAGGFAAWTSEKALDAVVDADLIVLVLDGADGVLPEDQRIGGRLRALGKPVVIAWNKIDRKEAEQGLEQGYELGWGDVFGVSAVHGIGTDELLEELEKRLPEDLDPETRVEGLPVAIIGRPNVGKSSIVNRILGAERVMVSEIAGTTRNPVDVLLTRAGKSYVLVDTAGIRRKGKTTDSAELLSVVAARKAMERARVAIIIFDASEGITAQDAHIAGYAEEARRGLILVANKWDLLADDEKAQEDLRDEVRRRFIFTRGAAFLTVSAKTGLGIDKLLPEADGVARRLATKFSTGELNRVLKRAFEAQLPKGKSGRELKIRYAVQVASEPPLIRLFSDRDEPLHFSFERFLQNRLRENWDLAGVPLKFIIRKGDEGPPRTAQRPARQRKR; encoded by the coding sequence GTGGCAAAGCCGAGGCCCCCCGCCGGCCCCCACACCTACTCCGTCGCCCTCGTCGGCCGCCCGAACGTCGGCAAGTCGGCTCTCTTCAACCGACTCTCCGGCACCCGCAAGGCGCTCGTCCACGACCGTCCCGGGATGACGCGCGACTCGTTCTCCCTCGACCTCGTGAGCGAGTCGGGGCGTCGGTGGAAGCTCGTCGACACCGGCGGTCTCGACCTCGACGCGGCCGGCGGGTTCGCCGCGTGGACGAGCGAGAAGGCCCTCGACGCCGTCGTGGACGCCGACCTCATCGTCCTCGTCCTCGACGGCGCCGACGGCGTGCTCCCGGAGGACCAGCGGATCGGAGGGCGCCTCCGGGCCCTCGGCAAGCCCGTCGTCATCGCCTGGAACAAAATCGACCGCAAGGAAGCGGAGCAGGGGCTCGAGCAGGGCTACGAGCTCGGCTGGGGCGACGTCTTCGGCGTCTCGGCCGTTCACGGCATCGGCACCGACGAGCTTCTCGAAGAGCTCGAGAAGCGCCTTCCCGAGGACCTCGACCCGGAGACCCGCGTCGAAGGGCTCCCCGTCGCCATCATCGGGCGGCCGAACGTCGGCAAGTCGTCGATCGTCAACCGGATCCTGGGCGCCGAGCGGGTCATGGTCTCCGAGATCGCCGGCACGACCCGCAACCCCGTCGACGTCCTCCTGACGCGCGCCGGGAAGAGCTACGTCCTCGTCGACACCGCCGGCATCCGCCGCAAGGGCAAGACGACCGACTCGGCCGAGCTCCTCTCCGTCGTCGCCGCCCGCAAGGCGATGGAGCGCGCCCGCGTGGCCATCATCATCTTCGACGCCTCGGAAGGGATCACCGCGCAGGACGCCCACATCGCCGGCTACGCCGAGGAAGCGCGCCGGGGCCTCATCCTCGTCGCGAACAAGTGGGACCTCCTCGCGGACGACGAGAAGGCCCAGGAGGACCTCCGCGACGAGGTGCGCCGCCGCTTCATCTTCACGCGCGGCGCCGCCTTCCTGACCGTCTCGGCCAAGACGGGGCTCGGCATCGACAAGCTCCTCCCAGAGGCCGACGGCGTCGCGCGCCGTTTGGCCACGAAGTTCTCGACGGGCGAGCTGAACCGCGTCCTGAAGAGGGCGTTCGAGGCGCAGCTTCCGAAAGGCAAGTCCGGGCGCGAGCTGAAAATCCGCTACGCCGTCCAGGTCGCCTCCGAGCCTCCCCTCATCCGCCTCTTTTCCGACCGCGACGAGCCCCTTCACTTCTCGTTCGAGCGCTTCCTCCAGAACCGGCTCCGCGAGAACTGGGACCTCGCCGGTGTCCCGCTGAAGTTCATCATCCGGAAGGGCGACGAGGGTCCGCCACGCACCGCGCAGC
- a CDS encoding PilZ domain-containing protein, whose protein sequence is MTAAPVRRHVILAGHREGLLARSEEILSQADYLVTPVGTLEGLDALPASPAADVVVLDEGFGPEGGVRAAQHLRSVPRWRATSIMVVVPSGSTHLEECLVSGINDFLLAPFPDGELLDKVRRLTEVAARREVNTMLRVHELRVEGATVHGKTLNVSVNGLLAEVDGELNVGRVVDVEFFLPEDPDSVRSRGQVARRAYEASSFRPVFGLRFLELSARDRDRIGRFVSARERAAGGGK, encoded by the coding sequence GTGACGGCCGCCCCCGTTCGCCGCCACGTGATCCTCGCGGGCCACCGCGAGGGGCTCCTCGCCCGGAGTGAAGAGATCCTCAGCCAGGCCGACTACCTCGTCACTCCGGTCGGGACCCTCGAGGGTCTCGACGCGCTTCCGGCATCGCCGGCGGCCGACGTCGTCGTCCTCGACGAAGGTTTCGGCCCGGAAGGAGGCGTGCGGGCGGCCCAGCACCTGCGCTCCGTCCCGCGCTGGCGTGCGACCTCGATCATGGTCGTCGTCCCGTCCGGCTCGACGCACCTCGAGGAGTGCCTCGTCTCCGGCATCAACGACTTCCTCCTCGCCCCGTTTCCCGACGGCGAGCTCCTCGACAAGGTGCGCCGCCTCACGGAGGTCGCCGCGCGCCGCGAGGTGAACACGATGCTCCGGGTCCACGAGCTCCGGGTGGAGGGCGCGACCGTCCACGGCAAGACGCTCAACGTCTCCGTGAACGGTCTCCTGGCCGAGGTGGACGGCGAGCTGAACGTCGGCCGGGTGGTCGACGTGGAGTTCTTCCTCCCCGAAGACCCCGATTCCGTCAGGAGCCGCGGCCAGGTCGCCCGGCGGGCCTACGAGGCCTCGTCGTTCCGCCCCGTCTTCGGGCTCCGCTTCCTCGAGCTCTCCGCGCGCGACCGCGACCGGATCGGGCGATTCGTCTCCGCTCGGGAGCGGGCCGCCGGGGGCGGGAAGTGA